Proteins from one Desulfonema limicola genomic window:
- a CDS encoding LysM peptidoglycan-binding domain-containing protein: MNNYTRCLFTFIILLFLCTASKGIAIEKDISKCKKIITIQKGDTLAKICRRHLGEYSPELIIKIQKYNSHIKNPDRIFIGSKICLPPVSEQEIPLESSFFKPVFAGKRDVYPPSMPGTISKIQWINDNTAIVEGRMDTDANSIFYVYVPGDQEYEQPGLEKYENNTFRVTAVIGRQGRDYDKTFILKLALFDTMGERIGEITRPVVRTHHKVNEIVSFGAKHGQEDDIGITGWPGIETWLSVQELDAMDADNIDFKIPQGRLVVNYRYMGYNPDERYLSRYGRVTLYGSSCLAKALLLKGSIKKAGEILRVWAAQADENGKMPRSANVIGDNYISPDVRTGETAHFLGALALAEKITKSGEWDELIRKIVINYLEPLTEPVSGLILGGYNGIGSQGYNKPKGYEKITWCSAEHNFDLFQALMLISHVYGDSDFGRTCYNMALRIGKGIDQYLWDQDAGTFNRGWRPQGPDRARALDCSSWGALYLLKQAGLAKNRHDEKASQHYLKRAESCLNYAEKHFKTTWYYQTPGDKKGSIKGYRPYAGLIDDLRYEDGADPGKMINWNELTDMVWSEGTLGVGMAWEEYARHTGNKRAKNISREIYNNMINLQSLSNKGGMLYSTKQIKGHFTMGEELASLSWMAYLNLVTSSDFYKKDNIISLMPW; the protein is encoded by the coding sequence TAAAATCCAGAAATATAACTCCCATATTAAAAACCCTGATCGTATCTTTATTGGCAGCAAGATATGCCTGCCTCCAGTTTCTGAACAGGAAATTCCACTGGAGTCTTCTTTTTTTAAACCAGTTTTTGCGGGAAAAAGAGATGTATATCCCCCTTCAATGCCTGGTACTATTAGTAAAATACAGTGGATAAATGATAATACTGCTATTGTAGAAGGCAGGATGGATACAGATGCAAACAGCATTTTTTATGTTTATGTTCCCGGAGATCAGGAATATGAACAGCCGGGACTTGAAAAATATGAAAACAATACATTTCGGGTTACAGCAGTAATTGGACGGCAGGGTCGTGATTATGATAAGACCTTTATTTTAAAGCTTGCTTTGTTTGATACTATGGGAGAACGAATTGGGGAAATAACAAGACCTGTTGTCAGAACACACCATAAAGTAAATGAAATTGTCAGCTTTGGAGCAAAGCATGGGCAGGAAGATGATATTGGAATTACAGGGTGGCCGGGAATAGAAACATGGTTATCTGTCCAGGAACTGGATGCAATGGATGCTGACAATATAGACTTCAAGATTCCCCAGGGCAGGCTTGTAGTAAATTATCGCTATATGGGTTATAATCCTGATGAAAGATATTTAAGCCGGTACGGCAGAGTAACCCTTTACGGAAGTTCATGTCTTGCAAAGGCACTACTGCTTAAAGGCAGTATAAAGAAAGCAGGAGAGATACTCAGGGTTTGGGCTGCCCAGGCAGATGAAAATGGAAAAATGCCGAGAAGTGCAAACGTGATTGGAGATAATTATATCTCTCCAGATGTAAGAACCGGTGAAACTGCCCATTTTCTCGGGGCGCTGGCTTTAGCTGAGAAAATAACAAAATCAGGTGAATGGGATGAATTAATTCGTAAAATTGTAATCAATTACCTGGAACCGCTTACAGAGCCTGTCAGTGGTCTGATACTCGGGGGATATAATGGTATTGGAAGCCAAGGATATAATAAACCAAAAGGATATGAAAAAATTACATGGTGTTCAGCAGAGCATAATTTTGATCTTTTCCAGGCATTGATGCTGATAAGCCATGTTTATGGGGATTCGGATTTTGGGCGCACCTGTTATAATATGGCTTTACGCATTGGCAAAGGGATTGATCAATATTTATGGGATCAAGATGCCGGAACTTTTAACCGGGGATGGCGGCCCCAGGGGCCTGACCGTGCAAGGGCACTGGATTGTTCTTCATGGGGAGCCTTATATCTTCTTAAACAGGCTGGACTGGCAAAAAACAGGCATGATGAAAAAGCATCTCAACATTATTTAAAAAGAGCTGAAAGCTGCTTGAATTATGCAGAAAAACATTTTAAAACCACCTGGTATTATCAAACACCTGGGGATAAAAAAGGCTCTATTAAAGGCTATCGCCCTTATGCTGGCTTAATTGATGATTTACGCTATGAAGACGGGGCTGATCCTGGAAAAATGATTAATTGGAATGAATTAACGGATATGGTATGGTCAGAAGGAACCCTCGGTGTTGGAATGGCATGGGAAGAATATGCAAGGCATACAGGCAATAAAAGAGCAAAAAATATTTCCAGGGAAATTTATAATAATATGATCAATTTACAAAGTCTCAGCAATAAAGGAGGGATGCTTTACAGTACAAAGCAGATTAAAGGCCATTTTACTATGGGAGAAGAACTGGCTTCATTAAGCTGGATGGCTTATCTGAATCTGGTTACAAGTTCAGATTTTTATAAAAAAGATAATATAATCAGCTTGATGCCCTGGTAG